The DNA sequence ataacatcaaattgatcagaaatacagtgtagacattgttaatgttgtaaatgactattgtagcaggaaacagctgatttctaatggaatatctacagttgaagtcggaagtttacatacaccttagccaaatacatttaaactctgtttttcacaattcctgacacttaatcccagtaaacattccctgtcttaggtcagttaggatcaccactttatttttggaatgtgaaaagtcagaataatagtagagagaatgatatatttcagcttttatttctttcatcacattcccagtgggtcagaagtttacatacactcaattagtatttggtagcattgcctttaaattgtttaacttggaaaaaacgttttgggtagccttccacaagcttcccacaacacgttgggtgaatttttggcccattcctcctgacaaagctggtgtaactgagtgaggtttgtaggcctccttgctcgcacacactttttcagttctgcccacaaattgtatataggattgaggtcagggctttgtgatgtccactccaataccttgactttgttgtccttaggccattttgccacaactttggaagtatgcttggggtcattgtccatttggaagacccatttgtgaccaagctttaacttcctgacgtcttcagatattgcttcaatatatccacataattttccaccctcatgatgccatctattttgtgaagtgccccagtccctcctgcagaaaagcaccccccacaacatgatgctgccaccccccatccttcacggttgggatggtgttctgcaAGCCTCTccattttccctccaaacataacgatggtccttacggccaaacagttctatttttatttcatcagaccagaggacatttctcccaaaaagtacgatctttgtccccatgtgcagttgcaaactgtagtcttactttttttatggcggttttggagcagtggcttcttccttgctgagcggcctttcaggttatgccgatataggactcgttttactgtggatatagatacttgtgcaccggtttcctccagcatcttcacaaggttctttgctgttgttctgggattgatttgcacttttcgcaccaaagtacgttcatctctaggagacagaacgcgctccttcctgagcagtatgacggccaAGTGCTATCCCAtcacggtgtttatacttgcgcattattgtttgtacagatgaacgtggtaccttcaggcatttggaaattgctcccaaggcaagatgaaccagacttgtggaggtctccaaattttttctgaggtcttggctgatttctttgattttcctatgatatcAAGCGAAGAGTCACTGGGTTtagggtaggccttgaaatacatccacaggtacacttctccaattgactcaaatgatgtcaattagcctatcagaagcttctaaagccatgacataattttctggaattttccaagctgtttaaaggcacagtcaacttagtgtatgtaaactcctgacccactggaattgtgatacagggaattataagtgaaataatctgtctgtaaacaattgttggaaaaattacttgtgtcatgtacaaagtagatgtcctataaaccgacttgccaaaactatagtttgttaacaagacatttgtggagtggtttaaaaacaagttttaatgacttcaacctaagtgtttgtaaagtgtatgtaaacttccgacttcaactgtacataggcgtacagaggcccattatcaacaaccatcactcctgtgttccaatggcacattgtgttagctaattcaaatttataattttaaaaggctaattgatcattagaaaaccctttgcaattatgttagcacagctgaaactgttggtttgattaaagaagcaataaaattggccttcttaagactagttgagtatctggagcatcagcatttgtgggttcgattacaggttcaaaatggccagaaacaaaaagaactttcttctgaaactcgtcagtctattcttgttctgagaaattaaggcaattccatgtgagaaattgcaaaaaaaaactgaagatctcatacaacgctgtgtactactcccatcacagaacagcgcaaactggctctcaccagaatagaaagaggagtgggagggggcCCCGTGCACAACTgtgcaagaagacaagtacattagtgtctagtttgagaaacagacacctcacaagtcctcaactggcagcttcattaaatagtacccgcaaaaacaccagtctcaacgtcaacagggaAGAGGCAACcctgggatgctggtcttctatgcagagttgcaaggaaaagccatatctcagactggccaataaaaagaaaagattaagatgggaaaaagaacacagacactggacagaggaactctgcctagaaggccagcatcccggagtctagAATGTCACTccgggcctagcccgaaccataaaaaacagccccagaccattattcctactccaccaaactttacagttggcactatgcattgaggcaggtagctCTCCTGGAATCTGCCAAAACCCCGATTCGTCCGTCAgacagccagatggtgaagtgtgattcatcattccagagaactcGCTTCCTCTGCTCCAGAGTCAAATGACGGCAAGCTTTGTAACACTCCATCGgacgcttggcattgcaaatGGTGatttgctcggccatggaaacttatttcatgaagctcccaaagaACAGTTCTTGAGGACAGACGATCTTACgcactacacgcttcagcacgtggaggtcccgttctgtgagcttgtgtggcctaccacttcgcggctgagccgttgttgctcgtaGCCCTTTCAACTTCacattaacagcacttacagttgatcggggCTGCTCTActttaaagtcactgagctttggtaaggccattctactgccagtatttgtctatggagattgcatggcgtgTGTGATgttcagcaacaggtgtggctgaaatagccatgtccacatacttatgtatatatagtgtatatctgtTTATCTGTCACCTCCATTTCCTATGTAGAAGTAGATTCATATTGTGGAGACTGAGGTAGAATTTCTTACAGTGTGAGCTCGCTACCATAACAACAAAAGCATCAGTACTTCATCCCATCTATCATTCGCTTCCTCAGTTCTCAGCACACCCTCAGGTCTATCAACCTCCAATGCTGGACTGTGACCCACAACATATACAGTAATTACAGCAGTGCTATACTAGCATTGTCCCTTACTAGCGTGCTGTCCCTTTAAATCGAGGTGCTCTGTCAATGCTGCACTGTCAAAGTGCCAgcgccacctggccaaactgtaATCGACTGCAAAGTGCACTTGGAAGCGCTCCCAGATGCCGCATATCAGTGTACCTTCCCCTCTCACTTTCCCTGGGATAACCAACCTGCCCCAAGATGGCAGATGATTCATGTCCGCTCAGGATACAACAGTCTGCTGGAAGTACTGCCCGCTGAAATACGATCGATCCATAACATTTATTGTCTCAGGATTAGGAGCCAGCCTAAGCAGTAGTATAAAAGGATGTGTATTTTCTATTCATATTAAAATATATTTCTAAACCCGTGACCATAACATGTCGTCATACTCGATCGATCGAGTCGTGAAACCAGCTTCAATAGTGTATGAGGGGTACGCTGGGCTTTGAAGAATATGTAAACAGACAACACTGGCTATAAGGAGAATCTTTTTctccacacactgactgacatgtCGTTCCAATGCCAGGCAGCTCTTTGCTatgcagtgaagaggcgactgatGTCTGATCTCTCCCTTGATGCCTGGTTCGAGGCAGAAGCACTGACCTGTGTCTCCATGATGCGCCGCTTTGATTTGCGTGACTCTGGCCCCACCGCTCCTCCTCTGGCAGGGCAGTGACAATGGGCTGctccacaacaacacagagacacagtcaaTAACTTGAGGAGTGGTGCATTGTTTTCACTTAGAAAACTACAGCGTGAGTCAAaagtttgacacacctactcattccagggttttttttatttattttttacaaatttctaaattgtggaataatagtgaagacatgaaaactatgaaataacacatggcatcatgtagtaaccaaaaaagtgttaaatctaaatatatttgagttttgagattcttcaaagtagccaccctttgccttgatgacagctttgcatactcttggcattctctcaaccagcttcatgaggtagtcacctgaatgtatttcaattaacaggtgtgccttgttaaaagttaatttgtggaatttctttccttcttaatgcgtttgagccaatcagttgttgtgacaaggtaggggtggtatacagaagatagccctatttgctaaaagaccaagtccatattatgacaaaaacagctcaaataagcaaagagaaattacagtccatcattacttaaagacatgaaggtcagtcaatacagaacatttgaagtacttttaaagtttctcaagtgcagtcgcaaaaaccatcaagtgatatgatgaaactggctctcatgaggaccgccacaggaaaggaagacccagagttacctctgctgcagaagataagttcattcgatttaactgcacctcagattgcagaccaaataaatgcttcacagagttcaagtaacagacacatctcaacatcaactgttcagaggagactacattaatcaggctttcatggtcagaaattgctgcaaataaaccactactaaaggacatcaataagaataTGAGaatttcttgggccaagaaacaagagcaatggacagaccggtgtaaatctgtcctttggacttatgagtccaaatttgagatttttggttctttgTGAGACGAGTAGAACGGATGATCttagcatgtgtggttcccagcgtgaagcatggagaagggcGTGAGGGTGCTTAGCTGGTGACACTGTGCGTTTATTTAAAAGTCCCACAAGAGCACACTAACCAGCATAATGCTACCACAGAAATATGCTATCATCTGGTTTGtgtagtgggactatcatttgttttcaacaggacagttaCCAACACACTCAGATTGTGCAaaaaagggctatttgaccaagaaggagagtgctacatcagatgacctggactccacaatcacGCCGacccaacccaattgagatggtgtggGATGATTGGACCGTAGAAGTggaaaggaaaagcagccaacaagtgctcagcatgtggggaacaccttcaaggctgttggaaaaagcattccaggtgaagctagttgaagGAATAACAGGAGTGTGCAAAGCAAGGcaaggtggctactttaaagaatctccaatataaaatatatttcaattttttttaacactttttttggttactgcctgattccatgtgttatttcatagttttgttgtcttcactattatttttcaatgtagaaaatagtacaaataaagaaaaacccttgaatgagtaggtgtgcctgAACTTTTGGTATAAATGTGGTGNNNNNNNNNNNNNNNNNNNNNNNNNNNNNNNNNNNNNNNNNNNNNNNNNNNNNNNNNNNNNNNNNNNNNNNNNNNNNNNNNNNNNNNNNNNNNNNNNNNNTTACCATTAGTAAATGATTAACAAATGCATTGACACCATTAAATGATACATTAGTTGATGCCACTAATGTAGCCATATGGTAAAGTGTTAGCAGCATCTTGATGTTTCTATGTTTCTGTTCTTACACTAGGCGATACACTGTATTATACCCAGGGATAGAAATTAAGCTAGCCCGCTAACCCGTGGCTAGTACCTTTCAGACTGGGCTAGTAGAAAATGTGCCCGACTAGCCCAGCAGCTAGTGACATTTTGTCTTTTCAAATATTGCGTATTTATTTTGGACCCAGGCCAGTAAAAATTGCAGTCTGCTATCCTGGCTGGCCAGTGGCCAATATCTTTAAGTTCCATCCCTGACCATACCACTGCAAAAGTATAATGTATATAACTTACATTGAATATCCAGCTGAACAACTGTGGCTTTTCTTTACCGAGTGCATGCAGTGCTTCACAGCAGTACTCCCGCTATCACTTGCTTTACTGTCTAAGGTGAAGCTCTCTCCAGATCCTAAAAGGACCGCCTCAGTCCCATTGATTTTGTACCAGGTGTAGTTCTTCACTGCAGGGTTGGCATTGCTGTTGCAGGTCAGGGTCACAGAGCTGCCCTCTACCACTGaaccagagggactgactgacactgaGGTGTTCTTGGGAGGGTCTGGGGGAAAGAAACAATAGATATTGTATGTCAAGATTCAATTTAGTGTGTGTTATGATACTGTCTATAGTTGAAACTATTGTTCATATTTGGTTTCATTGTGTACATACACATTCCAATTAGTTGAATGACAGGTGAGTTCTTGGTTCCATGGTCATTGATGGCTTCACAGTAGAAATAACTGTCATCTGCTGGTACCTGGACAGTTAGCATTCTGCTAGCCCTCACTGTTGAAACCTGCTCTCCAATAACTCTGTACCAGTTGTAGCGCCACACTTCTGGGTTAGCATTGCTGCTGCAAGTCAGAGTCACAGAGCTGCCCTCTACCACTGaaccagagggactgactgacaccGAGGTGTTCTTGGGAGAGTCTGAGGGAGAGTGCACAGAAAGTTGTCAAATTCTATAGAAATAATTAACTTACCATACATGAATCAAACCTACCATGCATGAATCAACTTACAAAGAACAGCGACTGTCAGATCAGTTTTGATGATTTATCACTCTTGCCAGCTTGTCGTTTGTACAGCGCAGTGCAGGAGATCTTCTCTCCATGGTGGACATGTGAAGCGGTAAAGTTCAGGATAGAAGTTATGACTCGATTCGGAGTCACCTGCAAATCCTCCACACTGTCACTCAGTGTGGGGTCCATGTCAGAGTTGGAGGGAGTGAGGGGCAGGTGCTGCAGCAGAGCAGATCAGACTCACTGAGGTCCCCTCCATCACATTTACTGTTGCTGGACTTAGAGTGGGTTTGGATGGATTTTCTGAGGGAGTAAAAACAACAACTTATATTACATGAGCAGTGCATTAAATACAGCAGGGTTCAAACCTGCAACTTAAaatgaacacaacacacacaacacaaaaactAGCATATTCTAATGATACTCTACCTTTTACATAAATTGTGACAAGTTCTGGAAAATTATATCTCAGAGCATTGTCACATTCAATTCTAAATGAAAAGTAGTCATTGAGATAAGATGTGAGGTCATTCAGGATTGTGGTACATTCCTTCTGCTGCATGTTCCCAGTTAGATTCCCTTGAATGGTGTTTAAGCCTGTTCCTGTGAGACTAGAATCAAACACCTGTACTTCTGTCCACCCTTTCCTCCATATTCCTTTACATGAAGTTGTGAGGAACGACTCAAATCTAGATGGCAGTGTAAATGAGCAGGGAATGTTCACACAAGATCCACTCAGAGCCTTTATATTCTGAGGCATCAGAGCTGCAAAGTCGAGGCACAGAACACCTGAAATACACACAGCAAAATATTAGACTGGGTGTTAGGTTATTTTCAACTTCACTAGGGTGTTGTTTTTTCCTACAAACCGCAAAAAAATATGCTGGCTAGTTATTTAGCGATGTGCAGAATAATCTGGCTAGCATTTTGGGGGGATGTAGCAATACTAGTAGACATGGATTGTATGAACTATCCTTTTAAAGGCCCCGTGCaaatgtttttatctcaatatttaaaaaatctgggTAACATTAAAGCAACTTCCTGtaatagttttttaaaatgtttatttatttatttatttctcaagcaagaattgtgTTAGGAATGTCTGGGAGTGGGGAAGGGCACATAATGGTGCATTAACCACAGTGTGGCTCAATCCACCTGAGCAGAGAAGGGATATGTAACCTTAAACTaagttattggcagagaggtttgaaacgCTCTTTGTATTTGTCTATTAACTTTACCCCCCTGGTGAACTGCACCCATGCacaacctgctgattagaaggtcctgtatTTCAACCAGCCACTATCGGGAAATAACACCGATCACAttattacagtgttagtttcatcagctgttgtataAATATGATACTAAACACAGGAAAAACTGAATGTTGACTGCACTGGGCTTTTAATAAGGATCAGAACACTAATCATGTTTCCATccagtttttatgcgagtaaagtcataccgtatAACAACTAAGAATCATGATGGCAGAAGCTAGGTTTACATCCAATtgacgacagattttcatgcgaatattatAAAATCCGATAAAGACAATATATGCATTTTACCACCattggtgtttccaccaaacggaGTAGTTGGGGATAAAAATCAGTGcatgatgacatagtgcacacaaaatgtacattttcGCTTAAATTTCCATGTACCAAATCTAAATCTAAAGTTCAtagtgtttccatcgcatttcaGCTCATATTTTCTTCATGCAGACTTttaaatattcacatgaaaatctgtcaccaattggatgagAACCTAGCTACAGATAACCTATCAAATGTAAATGGTTAAGTGCAATGGGAGATGCTAGAAAGCAGTGCATCAGACCCAGCCTTTCCCACAGCAACCCACCTTGCAGCAGACCACCAATGAGGATGAGTCTTTCAGCTCCTGTGATGTGCATGATTCTCTGTATCAGAAAGGGCCAGATGACCTGCTTTTTAACACtgtctggacagacagacatacaagtTCAGTACAGAGGCAGCAGACACACTTCATTACATTgtcttcattttttttaaacatgaaacCAACAGTGAAAATAACTTTTAAATAAAGTCAAACACATCAAAATGTTGACATTTttgttttgatttgtcattaaTAGAATGATTCCATATAGATTCTGATTGTAGGGAACTGAAACAGCATTGACCCTATTCTCCACAAAACAGTCTGTGTTTTCTTGCTTTTTAATTGGACATGTTGGCTACACTACAAACATTTGTATCATGATGAGATTTGAATCCTAGTAATATGAACATATTTCTCACATAAATATAGAATGAAAAAATATGTTATTTCATTATACCTTGAAGCCAATGAAGCTGTGTTGATTCTGAGTAAGTTTAAATAACTAAATGAAGCATAATGAAGTCAAACAGGTTCATATTTTGGGTGTAGATTCATTTCCATTGAAAATACTGACCAATACAAAATGAATGAAGCGTCCAAAGATGTGAGCTGATACGGTTGATATTTGTGTTCATCTAGATGTATCCTACGCCTGACCCACTAAAGATAATGTAGTATTGTTGAACTTGACAATATCTACAATTCGATTTTAATTAGATGCTATCAATATCTGAAATGTGTTCCCAAATCCAACTCATCTGAAAATAGGGACACATGTACATAAACTTTCAAATGCTTCTCCACATTACAAAATTGGGACAGTCACATGAATTACCATAACAGAAATAGTACAAACAGAAATAGTGTCTTTGACCTCTTACCAGTATTCACGCGATGGTCATCTGTTCAAATCCAACGCACAATTCAGGCTATATAAATGCCACCTGATGTGGTGTCTGTTGTCTAGCTGCCTGGCACTGCAGACATTCAGAAGAAGTGGCACTGCTGTTTGCAAGACACAGAATTTTCCTTCGTTGAATAAGCGTCAACCCACAAGTGATAGCCTCCATCTGTAGTATCAAATGATCATCAGATTTTCTTTTCAATCACAGTTACTAGTGAAATATATCAAGCTTCACAAGGAAGGCAACATCCTCTGATTCCAGATGAAATACAAGCAGACATATAATCCAGTGACCTGTAAATTACACAGAAAGCTACAGCCCCTTGCAAtatttctctttatttctcttgtttaaacatgttttattttaaaggAATACAGCCAACAGTAATTCATCCAGAGATTTAAATCCACAAATGTAATCATGTAGTTTCAAGTCTATTTTCACAGCGAGTTCCAGTTTAATGGGGCAATAACTGCTCAAGACATCTGTGGCTGAAGGAAATGACACGTTTGACCTGTTGCATAACTTGTTACTTTCCATAGTTACGACTCAATGGGCCACCATTCAAATCAGAAGTAAAAGCAAACTTTAATGTGGATATCCTAAACGTACAATTCAAAGGGCTTAGAAAGAGAGAAATTACATGAAGAAATTAATAAAAAGTCTCTGATGATGAATTTGTGTTAATGTTACTCTACAAAATATATTAACCCTTCGGTGTTGAGGAGataatatacattatatatatacaatatacataatatataatataatatacatatacatacatatatatatatatatatatatagtaactatcaaaagtttggacacacctactcattcaagagtttttctttatttttactattttctacaatgtagaataatagtgaagacatcaaaactatgaaataacacatggaatcatatagtaaccaaacaaagtgttaaacaaatcaaaatacatggAAATGCAATTTCCAAGAACATGACTGTCGTTGAATAATAGCCATTTAGCTGGCaggtatcttcactgacattatcaatctctccctgaccagtctgtaatacctacaagaacgccaaggtaacctgtctaaatgattatCGCCCTATAGCACTCACATTTGTAGTC is a window from the Oncorhynchus tshawytscha isolate Ot180627B linkage group LG03, Otsh_v2.0, whole genome shotgun sequence genome containing:
- the LOC121841002 gene encoding sialoadhesin-like (The sequence of the model RefSeq protein was modified relative to this genomic sequence to represent the inferred CDS: added 178 bases not found in genome assembly), whose amino-acid sequence is MDPTLSDSVEDLQVTPNRVITSILNFTASHVHHGEKISCTALYKRQADSPKNTSVSVSPSGSVVEGSSVTLTCSSNANPEVWRYNWYRVIGEQVSTVRASRMLTVQVPADDSYFYCEAINDHGTKNSPVIQLIGMYPPKNTSVSVSPSGSVVEGSSVTLTCNSNANPAVKNYTWYKINGTEAVLLGSGESFTLDSKASDSGSTAVKHCMHSVKKSHSCSAGYSIPSQEHLSVSQSLWFSGRGQLCDSDLQQQCQPSSEDLHLVQSQWEGGSHCRIWTELHLQ